The following proteins come from a genomic window of Bactrocera tryoni isolate S06 chromosome 1, CSIRO_BtryS06_freeze2, whole genome shotgun sequence:
- the LOC120766236 gene encoding myb-like protein P: MIGKLVMESLVRNPTTPSMYHLITRVGLGVGGGGGGSHYKVTTRCVPEVSVTSPTDGHYHELQPYSTVSTTSSSSSASTTNTPQSATVAITTATTTTTHTHANHQTSEQQPSKSATQPPHQPHQLHQPHQQHHHHQQQQHKPKENHKQQAQQQKAHKKSKAKSSSHGNSNSNSHCYSNYNYNSNNNNNNNNSKNSINHSNSHSQNSSNSKTFLQRSKHTNNIYSSGATLVEEEDFNELTAVPTATIVIATNVNGKVRISPQATINNSSAGPGIGNGTGKESVRQLPPPLKLTASTTTTPTRPTTIAAPTKNLLQRQKATQQPHQQQQASPTRSTAEKLLAQTSEESQPTELTPLVETHDDITHGHSSTAHTPSSNTNTASSTQRSNSTAIAASVSPTASVGLATAATQYIGDLSPATSAASIISAVGVANAPNIYGQQTIVPAAPTAPPPTAIAAAAAATTTTYSHNSKTTRSWPVIYRNPHHYDYEALYVQASGGSTKPVVGANHHYHHQPASHFQIGSSAFKQNCYSNQFAQSILYTSSNEDLSAINEHGGDGVGGGTTGGSSNFGVSNGPSNHNTKNNTQTTCYYFAPSRHNSIYEHPSAVVHNSSFQFDPTAATTAAAAAALR; this comes from the exons ATGATCGGAAAACTAGTCATGGAGAGTTTGGTGCGTAATCCGACAACTCCGTCTATGTACCATCTGATT ACGCGGGTCGGTTTGGGCGTgggtggcggtggcggcggtAGTCACTACAAAGTGACTACGCGCTGCGTACCCGAAGTGAGCGTAACCTCACCGACCGATGGCCATTATCATGAATTACAGCCATACTCAACGGTATCaacaacatcatcatcatcatcagcatcaacaacaaacacaccgCAGTCAGCAACAGTGGccataacaacagcaacaacaacaacaacacatacgcATGCCAATCATCAGACAAGCGAACAGCAGCCATCAAAATCAGCAACACAACCACCACATCAACCACATCAACTACATCAACCACATCAACAACATCACcatcatcaacaacagcaacacaaacCAAAAGAAAATCACAAACAACAAGCGCAACAACAGAAAGCACATAAGAAATCGAAAGCCAAGTCGAGTAGCcacggcaacagcaacagcaatagcCACTGCTATAGCAACTATAattacaacagcaataacaacaacaataataataatagcaagaACAGCATTAACCATAGCAACAGCCATAGCCAAAATAGTAGTAACAGTAAAACTTTTCTACAACGCAGTAAACACACTAACAACATTTATTCATCAGGAGCCACACTGGTGGAGGAGGAGGACTTCAATGAATTGACCGCCGTACCGACAGCAACCATTGTGATAGCAACAAATGTGAATGGCAAAGTGCGCATAAGTCCACAAGCGACCATCAACAACAGCAGTGCTGGTCCGGGCATTGGCAACGGCACCGGCAAAGAGTCGGTTCGCCAGCTGCCACCACCACTAAAACTGACCGCCAGCACAACAACGACGCCAACAAGACCGACAACAATTGCCGCGCCAACGAAAAATCTACTGCAACGCCAGAAGGCGACCCAGCAGCCACATCAGCAGCAACAGGCGAGTCCAACCAGAAGCACAGCTGAGAAATTGCTTGCACAAACTAGTGAGGAAAGTCAACCCACTGAATTGACACCGCTGGTGGAGACGCACGACGATATCACGCACGGTCACAGTTCGACAGCACACACACCTTCCTCGAATACAAACACCGCCAGCTCAACGCAACGCTCCAATAGTACCGCGATCGCCGCGTCTGTTTCGCCAACAGCTAGTGTTGGTTTAGCTACAGCAGCAACACAGTACATTGGCGACTTGTCGCCTGCCACATCGGCTGCCAGCATCATCTCCGCAGTAGGCGTTGCGAACGCGCCGAACATTTACGGTCAGCAAACTATCGTACCGGCTGCACCAACGGCACCACCGCCCACAGCtatcgctgctgctgctgccgccacCACCACAACTTACAGTCACAACTCGAAGACTACACGCTCCTGGCCGGTAATCTATAGGAATCCACACCATTACGACTACGAGGCACTCTACGTGCAGGCGTCTGGCGGTAGCACTAAACCGGTGGTTGGCGCAAATCATCACTACCACCATCAGCCGGCGAGTCACTTTCAAATCGGCAGTAGCGCTTTCAAGCAGAACTGTTATTCGAATCAATTTGCTCAATCCATTTTGTATACGTCAAGCAATGAGGACCTGAGCGCCATCAATGAGCACGGCGGCGATGGTGTTGGTGGCGGTACAACCGGTGGCAGCAGTAATTTCGGCGTTAGCAACGGTCCCAGCAATCACAATACGAAAAACAATACACAAACGACGTGCTACTACTTTGCGCCAAGTCGGCATAACAGCATTTATGAACATCCGTCGGCTGTGGTGCATAATTCCTCGTTTCAATTTGATCCGACTGCGGCAACAACTGCAGCCGCTGCAGCGGCT CTGCGCTAA